In a single window of the Gossypium hirsutum isolate 1008001.06 chromosome A13, Gossypium_hirsutum_v2.1, whole genome shotgun sequence genome:
- the LOC107893769 gene encoding beta-glucosidase BoGH3B, with protein MARTRITIFFMGLVLWCCLTKAEYMKYKDPKQAVHVRTRDLLDRMTLEEKIGQMVQIERSVASADVMNKYFIGSVLSGGGSAPSPQASPEAWINMINDFQKGSLATRMQIPMIYGIDAVHGNNNVYKATIFPHNIGLGATRDPKLVKKIGAATALESRATGIPYVFAPCIAVCRDPRWGRCYESYSEDPHLVDAMTEIVPGLQGDIPAKSSKGIPFVAGNKNVAACAKHYVGDGGTTKGINENNTVINWHDLLSIHMPGYYTSIIKGVSTVMVSYSSWNGVKMHANRDLVTGFLKNKLRFRGFVISDWEGIDRITYPPHANYTYSIQAAIGSGIDMVMVPYNYSSFIHGLTFLVKSNFIPMSRIDDAVKRILRVKFAMGLFENPLADNSLVDQLGSQEHRELAREAVRKSLVLLKNGHSADQPLLPLPKKTSKILVAGSHADNLGYQCGGWTIEWQGFSGNDLTNGTTVLKAIKNTVDSSTNVVYEENPDPKFVKSNNFSCAIVVVGEHPYVETKGDSMNLTIPEPGPTTIRNVCGALKCVVILMSGRPVVIEPDIDSVDALVAAWLPGSEGHGVADVLFGDYGFSGKLPRTWFKTVDQLPMNVGDPHYDPLFPFGFGLTTEPTKAY; from the exons ATGGCAAGAACAAGAATTACCATCTTTTTTATGGGGCTCGTGCTTTGGTGTTGCTTGACAAAAGCGGAATACATGAAATATAAAGATCCGAAACAGGCGGTACATGTTCGAACCCGGGACCTGTTGGATCGAATGACATTGGAGGAAAAGATCGGACAAATGGTCCAGATCGAACGCAGCGTTGCTTCGGCCGACGTGATGAACAAGTATTTCATTG GGAGTGTATTGAGTGGAGGAGGGAGTGCCCCTTCTCCACAAGCTTCTCCAGAGGCTTGGATAAACATGATCAATGACTTTCAGAAGGGTAGTTTAGCAACCCGAATGCAGATCCCCATGATTTACGGGATTGATGCTGTTCATGGCAACAACAATGTTTACAAGGCAACAATTTTTCCTCACAACATTGGTCTAGGTGCTACCAG GGACCCTAAACTGGTTAAGAAAATTGGGGCTGCAACAGCACTTGAATCTAGAGCAACTGGCATTCCATATGTTTTCGCACCTTGTATAGCG GTTTGCCGAGATCCGAGATGGGGCCGATGTTACGAAAGTTACAGCGAAGATCCCCATCTTGTTGACGCAATGACAGAGATTGTACCAGGATTACAAGGAGACATACCTGCTAAATCTTCTAAAGGCATTCCATTTGTTGCTGGAAA TAAAAATGTTGCAGCTTGTGCTAAGCACTACGTAGGAGATGGTGGAACAACCAAGGGCATAAATGAGAACAACACAGTGATCAACTGGCATGATTTGCTTAGCATTCATATGCCAGGCTACTACACTTCGATTATCAAAGGTGTTTCAACGGTCATGGTTTCGTATTCTAGTTGGAACGGCGTTAAAATGCATGCTAATCGTGATTTAGTCACTGGTTTCCTCAAGAACAAACTTCGATTCAGA GGCTTCGTCATCTCAGATTGGGAAGGCATTGACCGGATCACTTATCCACCTCATGCTAACTATACCTACTCGATTCAAGCAGCAATCGGATCTGGCATTGACATG gtcATGGTTCCATACAACTATTCCTCGTTCATCCACGGGCTAACTTTCCTTGTCAAAAGCAATTTCATCCCCATGAGCCGCATTGATGATGCAGTGAAGAGAATTTTGAGAGTTAAATTTGCAATGGGTCTATTTGAGAACCCATTAGCAGATAACAGCTTAGTTGACCAACTTGGCAGTCAG GAACATAGAGAGTTGGCTAGAGAAGCAGTGAGAAAATCACTTGTTTTGCTAAAGAATGGGCACTCTGCCGATCAGCCATTGCTTCCCTTACCTAAGAAGACATCAAAAATACTTGTTGCTGGTAGTCATGCAGACAATTTGGGTTATCAATGTGGTGGATGGACTATTGAGTGGCAAGGGTTCAGTGGCAACGACCTTACAAATG GTACAACAGTCCTAAAAGCCATCAAAAACACAGTTGATTCAAGCACGAATGTTGTGTATGAGGAGAATCCGGATCCCAAATTCGTCAAGTCCAACAACTTCTCCTGTGCCATTGTGGTAGTAGGGGAGCATCCATATGTCGAAACAAAAGGTGACAGCATGAATCTAACGATTCCAGAACCCGGTCCAACCACAATCAGAAATGTATGTGGAGCTTTGAAATGTGTTGTCATCTTAATGTCGGGTCGCCCCGTTGTGATAGAACCTGATATTGACTCCGTGGATGCTCTGGTTGCGGCATGGTTGCCAGGAAGCGAGGGTCATGGTGTGGCTGATGTTCTATTTGGTGACTATGGTTTTTCAGGCAAGCTTCCTCGTACTTGGTTTAAAACAGTTGATCAACTGCCGATGAATGTTGGGGATCCACATTATGATCCACTCTTCCCCTTTGGATTCGGCCTCACTACTGAACCAActaaagcttactaa